From a region of the Danaus plexippus chromosome 22 unlocalized genomic scaffold, MEX_DaPlex mxdp_27, whole genome shotgun sequence genome:
- the LOC116773576 gene encoding uncharacterized protein LOC116773576: protein MKLYICLLALAVTTCKAGFESGNEHLENNGLGGGGNYHFSSGGDGSHDFGGGQTQQFGHGQDFSGGHGGFGQGNDYTLALSQGHGQQQAFDLGSHGGQNFDGDSYLQAAHELGQNHDGGNDGHLVEQFGGQQDHGEIIHDGGHSGGQYGNGGYHDNGQQGFVLQDAGHEYGDQHNFGHAQAIPVGEHIDEEHPVEVPLYKHVTVPIHKPLHVNVPKPILIGIPHPYPVKVPVHKPVAVPVETEISIPIEKVVPYPVVKHVPYPVEKHVPIRIEKTVTVEVPQPYPVKIPIYKTIHHKGHH, encoded by the coding sequence atttgTTTATTGGCATTAGCCGTAACCACTTGCAAGGCCGGATTTGAATCTGGAAATGAACACCTTGAAAATAACGGATTAGGAGGTGGCGGTAATTACCATTTTTCTTCTGGAGGTGACGGGAGTCATGACTTCGGCGGAGGGCAAACACAACAGTTTGGTCACGGCCAAGATTTCTCTGGTGGTCATGGCGGTTTTGGGCAAGGAAATGATTACACTCTTGCATTAAGCCAAGGGCATGGCCAACAGCAAGCCTTTGATTTAGGCAGTCATGGAGGACAGAACTTTGATGGAGATTCATACCTTCAAGCTGCTCACGAATTAGGTCAGAATCATGATGGCGGTAATGACGGCCATTTGGTTGAACAGTTTGGTGGCCAACAAGATCACGGGGAAATTATTCATGATGGGGGTCACTCTGGTGGGCAATATGGCAACGGTGGATACCACGACAACGGTCAGCAAGGATTTGTCCTGCAAGATGCTGGACATGAATATGGAGACCAACATAATTTTGGACATGCTCAGGCCATCCCAGTTGGAGAACACATTGATGAAGAACATCCCGTGGAGGTGCCTCTATACAAACATGTTACTGTCCCCATACACAAGCCTTTGCATGTGAACGTGCCGAAACCAATTTTAATTGGAATTCCTCATCCTTACCCTGTAAAGGTTCCTGTGCACAAGCCAGTTGCTGTACCCGTGGAGACTGAAATTTCTATTCCAATTGAAAAGGTTGTGCCCTATCCGGTAGTTAAACATGTTCCCTATCCAGTAGAAAAGCATGTACCTATCAGAATAGAAAAGACCGTCACTGTTGAAGTACCTCAACCTTATCCCGTGAAGATCCCAATTTATAAAACCATACACCATAAAGGTCACCATTGA